A region from the Brassica napus cultivar Da-Ae chromosome C8, Da-Ae, whole genome shotgun sequence genome encodes:
- the LOC106401625 gene encoding cytochrome P450 90B1-like isoform X1 translates to MHVRVPVSQKKKAKNQTYRKRDKGRERYSMFETEHTLVPLLLLPSLLSLLLFLILLKRRSRHSFNLPPGKSGWPFLGETIGYLKPYSAKTLGYFMQQHISKYGKIYRSNLFGEPTIVSADAGLNRFILQNEGRLFECSYPRSIGGILGKWSMLVLVGDMHRDMRSISLNFLSHARLRTILLKDVERHTLFVLDSWQQHSVFSAQDEAKKFTFNLMAKHIMSMDPGEEETEQLKKEYVTFMKGVVSAPLNLPGTAYRKALQSRGTILKFIEKKMEERKSEIQEEDEEDEAKISRSDHYERKHRADDDLLGWVLKHSNLSTEQILDLILSLLFAGHETSSVAIALAIYFLQACPKAVQELREEHLEIARVKKELGESELNWDDYKKMDFTHSVINETLRLGNVVRFLHRKALRNVRYKEIGYDIPRGWKVLPVISAVHLDNSRYDEPNLFNPWRWQQQNSGTSSLSGCGSFSTWGNNFMPFGGGPRLCAGSELAKLEMAVFIHHLVLNFSWKLAEDDQPFAFPFVDFPKGLPIRVSRIL, encoded by the exons ATGCATGTCCGAGTCCCAGtctctcagaaaaaaaaagcaaaaaatcaaacatacagAAAAAGAGAtaaagggagagagagatactCCATGTTCGAAACAGAGCATACTCTCGTGCCTCTTCTTCTACTCCCATCACTtctatctcttctcctcttcttgattctcttgaagagaagaagtcgACACAGTTTCAATCTCCCTCCTGGAAAATCTGGATGGCCATTTCTAGGCGAAACCATCGGATATCTCAAACCTTACTCTGCCAAAACTCTCGGTTACTTCATGCAACAACATATCTCCaa GTATGGGAAGATATATAGATCGAATTTGTTTGGAGAACCAACGATCGTATCAGCTGATGCAGGACTCAACAGGTTCATATTACAAAACGAAGGAAGACTCTTCGAATGTAGTTATCCTCGAAGTATTGGTGGGATTCTTGGGAAATGGTCGATGCTTGTTCTTGTTGGAGACATGCATAGAGACATGAGAAGTATCTCGCTAAACTTTCTAAGTCACGCTCGTCTCAGAACGATTCTTCTTAAAGACGTTGAGAGGCACACTTTGTTCGTTCTTGATTCTTGGCAACAACATTCTGTTTTCTCTGCCCAAGATGAGGCCAAAAAG TTTACGTTTAATCTAATGGCGAAGCATATAATGAGTATGGATCCTGGAGAAGAAGAGACAGAGCAGTTAAAGAAAGAGTATGTGACTTTCATGAAAGGGGTTGTTTCTGCTCCTCTCAATCTCCCAGGAACTGCTTATCGTAAAGCTCTCCAG TCACGAGGGACGATATTGAAGTTTATTGAGAAGAAAATGGAAGAGAGAAAATCAGAGAttcaagaagaagacgaagaagatgaagcaAAGATTAGTAGAAGTGATCATTATGAGAGAAAACATAGAGCAGATGATGATCTTTTGGGATGGGTTCTAAAACATTCCAATCTTTCGACTGAGCAAATTCTCGATCTTATTCTCAGTTTATTATTTGCCGGACATGAGACATCATCTGTAGCCATCGCTCTCGCTATCTACTTCTTGCAAGCTTGTCCTAAAGCCGTTCAAGAACTTAgg GAAGAGCATCTTGAAATCGCGAGGGTGAAGAAGGAACTTGGAGAGTCAGAATTGAATTGGGATGATTACAAGAAAATGGACTTTACTCACAGt GTTATAAATGAGACTCTTCGACTAGGAAATGTAGTAAGGTTTTTGCATCGTAAAGCACTCAGAAACGTTCGGTACAAAG AAATAGGATACGATATCCCAAGGGGGTGGAAAGTGTTACCAGTGATCTCAGCCGTACATTTGGATAATTCCCGTTACGACGAACCTAATCTCTTTAATCCTTGGAGATGGCAACAg CAAAACTCCGGGACGTCGTCTTTGTCAGGATGTGGTAGTTTTTCGACGTGGGGGAACAACTTCATGCCGTTTGGAGGAGGGCCTAGGCTATGTGCTGGTTCAGAATTGGCGAAGCTAGAAATGGCAGTGTTTATTCATCATCTTGTTCTTAATTTTAGTTGGAAATTAGCAGAAGATGATCAACCATTTGCTTTTCCTTTCGTTGATTTTCCTAAAGGTTTGCCAATTAGGGTTTCTCGTATTCTGtaa
- the LOC106401625 gene encoding cytochrome P450 90B1-like isoform X2, whose protein sequence is MHVRVPVSQKKKAKNQTYRKRDKGRERYSMFETEHTLVPLLLLPSLLSLLLFLILLKRRSRHSFNLPPGKSGWPFLGETIGYLKPYSAKTLGYFMQQHISKYGKIYRSNLFGEPTIVSADAGLNRFILQNEGRLFECSYPRSIGGILGKWSMLVLVGDMHRDMRSISLNFLSHARLRTILLKDVERHTLFVLDSWQQHSVFSAQDEAKKFTFNLMAKHIMSMDPGEEETEQLKKEYVTFMKGVVSAPLNLPGTAYRKALQSRGTILKFIEKKMEERKSEIQEEDEEDEAKISRSDHYERKHRADDDLLGWVLKHSNLSTEQILDLILSLLFAGHETSSVAIALAIYFLQACPKAVQELREEHLEIARVKKELGESELNWDDYKKMDFTHSVINETLRLGNVVRFLHRKALRNVRYKGYDIPRGWKVLPVISAVHLDNSRYDEPNLFNPWRWQQQNSGTSSLSGCGSFSTWGNNFMPFGGGPRLCAGSELAKLEMAVFIHHLVLNFSWKLAEDDQPFAFPFVDFPKGLPIRVSRIL, encoded by the exons ATGCATGTCCGAGTCCCAGtctctcagaaaaaaaaagcaaaaaatcaaacatacagAAAAAGAGAtaaagggagagagagatactCCATGTTCGAAACAGAGCATACTCTCGTGCCTCTTCTTCTACTCCCATCACTtctatctcttctcctcttcttgattctcttgaagagaagaagtcgACACAGTTTCAATCTCCCTCCTGGAAAATCTGGATGGCCATTTCTAGGCGAAACCATCGGATATCTCAAACCTTACTCTGCCAAAACTCTCGGTTACTTCATGCAACAACATATCTCCaa GTATGGGAAGATATATAGATCGAATTTGTTTGGAGAACCAACGATCGTATCAGCTGATGCAGGACTCAACAGGTTCATATTACAAAACGAAGGAAGACTCTTCGAATGTAGTTATCCTCGAAGTATTGGTGGGATTCTTGGGAAATGGTCGATGCTTGTTCTTGTTGGAGACATGCATAGAGACATGAGAAGTATCTCGCTAAACTTTCTAAGTCACGCTCGTCTCAGAACGATTCTTCTTAAAGACGTTGAGAGGCACACTTTGTTCGTTCTTGATTCTTGGCAACAACATTCTGTTTTCTCTGCCCAAGATGAGGCCAAAAAG TTTACGTTTAATCTAATGGCGAAGCATATAATGAGTATGGATCCTGGAGAAGAAGAGACAGAGCAGTTAAAGAAAGAGTATGTGACTTTCATGAAAGGGGTTGTTTCTGCTCCTCTCAATCTCCCAGGAACTGCTTATCGTAAAGCTCTCCAG TCACGAGGGACGATATTGAAGTTTATTGAGAAGAAAATGGAAGAGAGAAAATCAGAGAttcaagaagaagacgaagaagatgaagcaAAGATTAGTAGAAGTGATCATTATGAGAGAAAACATAGAGCAGATGATGATCTTTTGGGATGGGTTCTAAAACATTCCAATCTTTCGACTGAGCAAATTCTCGATCTTATTCTCAGTTTATTATTTGCCGGACATGAGACATCATCTGTAGCCATCGCTCTCGCTATCTACTTCTTGCAAGCTTGTCCTAAAGCCGTTCAAGAACTTAgg GAAGAGCATCTTGAAATCGCGAGGGTGAAGAAGGAACTTGGAGAGTCAGAATTGAATTGGGATGATTACAAGAAAATGGACTTTACTCACAGt GTTATAAATGAGACTCTTCGACTAGGAAATGTAGTAAGGTTTTTGCATCGTAAAGCACTCAGAAACGTTCGGTACAAAG GATACGATATCCCAAGGGGGTGGAAAGTGTTACCAGTGATCTCAGCCGTACATTTGGATAATTCCCGTTACGACGAACCTAATCTCTTTAATCCTTGGAGATGGCAACAg CAAAACTCCGGGACGTCGTCTTTGTCAGGATGTGGTAGTTTTTCGACGTGGGGGAACAACTTCATGCCGTTTGGAGGAGGGCCTAGGCTATGTGCTGGTTCAGAATTGGCGAAGCTAGAAATGGCAGTGTTTATTCATCATCTTGTTCTTAATTTTAGTTGGAAATTAGCAGAAGATGATCAACCATTTGCTTTTCCTTTCGTTGATTTTCCTAAAGGTTTGCCAATTAGGGTTTCTCGTATTCTGtaa
- the LOC106401625 gene encoding cytochrome P450 90B1-like isoform X4, with protein sequence MHVRVPVSQKKKAKNQTYRKRDKGRERYSMFETEHTLVPLLLLPSLLSLLLFLILLKRRSRHSFNLPPGKSGWPFLGETIGYLKPYSAKTLGYFMQQHISKYGKIYRSNLFGEPTIVSADAGLNRFILQNEGRLFECSYPRSIGGILGKWSMLVLVGDMHRDMRSISLNFLSHARLRTILLKDVERHTLFVLDSWQQHSVFSAQDEAKKFTFNLMAKHIMSMDPGEEETEQLKKEYVTFMKGVVSAPLNLPGTAYRKALQSRGTILKFIEKKMEERKSEIQEEDEEDEAKISRSDHYERKHRADDDLLGWVLKHSNLSTEQILDLILSLLFAGHETSSVAIALAIYFLQACPKAVQELREEHLEIARVKKELGESELNWDDYKKMDFTHSVINETLRLGNVVRFLHRKALRNVRYKGYDIPRGWKVLPVISAVHLDNSRYDEPNLFNPWRWQQVLVD encoded by the exons ATGCATGTCCGAGTCCCAGtctctcagaaaaaaaaagcaaaaaatcaaacatacagAAAAAGAGAtaaagggagagagagatactCCATGTTCGAAACAGAGCATACTCTCGTGCCTCTTCTTCTACTCCCATCACTtctatctcttctcctcttcttgattctcttgaagagaagaagtcgACACAGTTTCAATCTCCCTCCTGGAAAATCTGGATGGCCATTTCTAGGCGAAACCATCGGATATCTCAAACCTTACTCTGCCAAAACTCTCGGTTACTTCATGCAACAACATATCTCCaa GTATGGGAAGATATATAGATCGAATTTGTTTGGAGAACCAACGATCGTATCAGCTGATGCAGGACTCAACAGGTTCATATTACAAAACGAAGGAAGACTCTTCGAATGTAGTTATCCTCGAAGTATTGGTGGGATTCTTGGGAAATGGTCGATGCTTGTTCTTGTTGGAGACATGCATAGAGACATGAGAAGTATCTCGCTAAACTTTCTAAGTCACGCTCGTCTCAGAACGATTCTTCTTAAAGACGTTGAGAGGCACACTTTGTTCGTTCTTGATTCTTGGCAACAACATTCTGTTTTCTCTGCCCAAGATGAGGCCAAAAAG TTTACGTTTAATCTAATGGCGAAGCATATAATGAGTATGGATCCTGGAGAAGAAGAGACAGAGCAGTTAAAGAAAGAGTATGTGACTTTCATGAAAGGGGTTGTTTCTGCTCCTCTCAATCTCCCAGGAACTGCTTATCGTAAAGCTCTCCAG TCACGAGGGACGATATTGAAGTTTATTGAGAAGAAAATGGAAGAGAGAAAATCAGAGAttcaagaagaagacgaagaagatgaagcaAAGATTAGTAGAAGTGATCATTATGAGAGAAAACATAGAGCAGATGATGATCTTTTGGGATGGGTTCTAAAACATTCCAATCTTTCGACTGAGCAAATTCTCGATCTTATTCTCAGTTTATTATTTGCCGGACATGAGACATCATCTGTAGCCATCGCTCTCGCTATCTACTTCTTGCAAGCTTGTCCTAAAGCCGTTCAAGAACTTAgg GAAGAGCATCTTGAAATCGCGAGGGTGAAGAAGGAACTTGGAGAGTCAGAATTGAATTGGGATGATTACAAGAAAATGGACTTTACTCACAGt GTTATAAATGAGACTCTTCGACTAGGAAATGTAGTAAGGTTTTTGCATCGTAAAGCACTCAGAAACGTTCGGTACAAAG GATACGATATCCCAAGGGGGTGGAAAGTGTTACCAGTGATCTCAGCCGTACATTTGGATAATTCCCGTTACGACGAACCTAATCTCTTTAATCCTTGGAGATGGCAACAg GTTTTGGTAGATTAG
- the LOC106401625 gene encoding cytochrome P450 90B1-like isoform X3 gives MHVRVPVSQKKKAKNQTYRKRDKGRERYSMFETEHTLVPLLLLPSLLSLLLFLILLKRRSRHSFNLPPGKSGWPFLGETIGYLKPYSAKTLGYFMQQHISKYGKIYRSNLFGEPTIVSADAGLNRFILQNEGRLFECSYPRSIGGILGKWSMLVLVGDMHRDMRSISLNFLSHARLRTILLKDVERHTLFVLDSWQQHSVFSAQDEAKKFTFNLMAKHIMSMDPGEEETEQLKKEYVTFMKGVVSAPLNLPGTAYRKALQSRGTILKFIEKKMEERKSEIQEEDEEDEAKISRSDHYERKHRADDDLLGWVLKHSNLSTEQILDLILSLLFAGHETSSVAIALAIYFLQACPKAVQELREEHLEIARVKKELGESELNWDDYKKMDFTHSVINETLRLGNVVRFLHRKALRNVRYKEIGYDIPRGWKVLPVISAVHLDNSRYDEPNLFNPWRWQQVLVD, from the exons ATGCATGTCCGAGTCCCAGtctctcagaaaaaaaaagcaaaaaatcaaacatacagAAAAAGAGAtaaagggagagagagatactCCATGTTCGAAACAGAGCATACTCTCGTGCCTCTTCTTCTACTCCCATCACTtctatctcttctcctcttcttgattctcttgaagagaagaagtcgACACAGTTTCAATCTCCCTCCTGGAAAATCTGGATGGCCATTTCTAGGCGAAACCATCGGATATCTCAAACCTTACTCTGCCAAAACTCTCGGTTACTTCATGCAACAACATATCTCCaa GTATGGGAAGATATATAGATCGAATTTGTTTGGAGAACCAACGATCGTATCAGCTGATGCAGGACTCAACAGGTTCATATTACAAAACGAAGGAAGACTCTTCGAATGTAGTTATCCTCGAAGTATTGGTGGGATTCTTGGGAAATGGTCGATGCTTGTTCTTGTTGGAGACATGCATAGAGACATGAGAAGTATCTCGCTAAACTTTCTAAGTCACGCTCGTCTCAGAACGATTCTTCTTAAAGACGTTGAGAGGCACACTTTGTTCGTTCTTGATTCTTGGCAACAACATTCTGTTTTCTCTGCCCAAGATGAGGCCAAAAAG TTTACGTTTAATCTAATGGCGAAGCATATAATGAGTATGGATCCTGGAGAAGAAGAGACAGAGCAGTTAAAGAAAGAGTATGTGACTTTCATGAAAGGGGTTGTTTCTGCTCCTCTCAATCTCCCAGGAACTGCTTATCGTAAAGCTCTCCAG TCACGAGGGACGATATTGAAGTTTATTGAGAAGAAAATGGAAGAGAGAAAATCAGAGAttcaagaagaagacgaagaagatgaagcaAAGATTAGTAGAAGTGATCATTATGAGAGAAAACATAGAGCAGATGATGATCTTTTGGGATGGGTTCTAAAACATTCCAATCTTTCGACTGAGCAAATTCTCGATCTTATTCTCAGTTTATTATTTGCCGGACATGAGACATCATCTGTAGCCATCGCTCTCGCTATCTACTTCTTGCAAGCTTGTCCTAAAGCCGTTCAAGAACTTAgg GAAGAGCATCTTGAAATCGCGAGGGTGAAGAAGGAACTTGGAGAGTCAGAATTGAATTGGGATGATTACAAGAAAATGGACTTTACTCACAGt GTTATAAATGAGACTCTTCGACTAGGAAATGTAGTAAGGTTTTTGCATCGTAAAGCACTCAGAAACGTTCGGTACAAAG AAATAGGATACGATATCCCAAGGGGGTGGAAAGTGTTACCAGTGATCTCAGCCGTACATTTGGATAATTCCCGTTACGACGAACCTAATCTCTTTAATCCTTGGAGATGGCAACAg GTTTTGGTAGATTAG